CTTCAGATTCTCCACCTTCTCTTCCACCACCTTATCCGTCGCCACTCCTCCAAACTTCACCACCCCATATTTCCTCTCCCCTTCTTCCTTTATCACCACCCTCTCATCCAACGGCTTCGGTGCTTCCTCCGCTGTCTTATACGTCGCCGGCAATAGGAATTGCATGGTCACCATGCTATTGTTGTCACCCTTTGTCACCACAGGAGCAGTCATGGGAATCTTTTCACTTTCATTTCCAGGTGATTTAGTTATCACTGGAGCTGTCATTGCAATCTTTTCAGGTTTTGCATTTTGGGGATTGCCTAAAGCACCGATGTAATTTGCCAACAACGAAAAGCCACCATCTTTATTCCCCTTGAACTGAGATGGATCGTATGTGACTTCAGCTGCAACTGCAGGTGGGTATTTTCGGATTTCATAGTCAG
The sequence above is a segment of the Gossypium raimondii isolate GPD5lz chromosome 4, ASM2569854v1, whole genome shotgun sequence genome. Coding sequences within it:
- the LOC105780079 gene encoding heme-binding-like protein At3g10130, chloroplastic, with the translated sequence MGMVFGKITVETPTSFTNSADYEIRKYPPAVAAEVTYDPSQFKGNKDGGFSLLANYIGALGNPQNAKPEKIAMTAPVITKSPGNESEKIPMTAPVVTKGDNNSMVTMQFLLPATYKTAEEAPKPLDERVVIKEEGERKYGVVKFGGVATDKVVEEKVENLKKSLERDGYKVIGQFLLARYNPPWTLPAFRTNEVMLPVE